Genomic DNA from Thiosocius teredinicola:
GACAAGCAGGGCGTGATTCGCAATGTCTTCGTCGGCGAGACCCACGCCGGCGACCGCCGGGCCACGCAGATCGAATCGCAGATCGAGGCCCTGCTCGCCGAGTAGAACGCTGGGTTCCACGATAAATTCAGCGCAAGCTGCAGGGTTTCGGGGGCGGCGGGCAGGGGATTGCACGATTGGATTTTCGTGCCCGGCGGCCGATAGTAGGCTAATCAACCCATTCACAGGTAGCCTGATGTCGAACGCTGCTCTTGGCGCTGTAGCGCCGCCGGGCGACGGTGCCTTGCTCCGCCAGATTCTCGATGACGCCGGCCGGCTGATCGTCGGCAAAGACCATGCACTGCGGCTGGCCTTGGCCTGCGTCCTTGCCCGTGGTCATTTGCTGATCGAAGACGTGCCGGGTGTCGGCAAAACAACACTCGCCCATGTCATGGCACGTCTGCTGGGGCTGGATTTTCAACGCATTCAGTTCACCGCCGACCTGCTGCCGGCCGACATTGTCGGCGTGTCGATCTATGATCGCGAAGAAGGCCGTTTCCACTTTCACCCGGGCCCGGTGTTCTCGCAGCTGGTATTGGCCGACGAGATTAACCGCGCTACGCCGAAAACACAGAGTGCCCTGCTCGAGGCGATGGAAGAACGCCAGGTCACCGCCGATGGCGAAACGCGCGAACTGCCGGACCCGTTCTTCGTGATCGCGACCCAGAATCCGCGCAACCAGATTGGCACCTTCGGTCTGCCCGAGTCGCAGCTCGACCGTTTTCTGATGCGGGTGAGCCTGGGATATCCGGATGCGGCAGCCGAACGCCAACTGCTGGACGGCGGCGACCGGCGGGTGATGCTGAAGCACATCACCCCGCGTATCGATGTGCCCACGCTGTTGGCCTGGCAGAACCATGTCGATCAGATCCACGTGGCACCTGCGTTGCTCGATTACGTGCAAGCCCTGTTGGCGGCCACGCGCAATGCGCCGCACTGGGAGCTGGGACTGTCACCGCGCGCCGGTCTCGCGCTGCTGCGCGCTGCACGCGCCTGGGCCATGATCGACGGCAGACCACAGGTGGTACCCGAAGACGTGCAGGCCGTATTGCCGAACGTCGCGGAGCATCGTTTGAACAACCTCGACCCGACCTTGAAAAACCCCGTGCAGGAACTCATCCGGGGCGTCGCGGTTCCGTGACGGTCGCGCCGCCGGCCAGCGGACGCGCACTGCGCAGGAAGTCAGAGGCATGAATTTTTCCGACTGGGTGCGGATCGAACGAATATCAGACAACGGCAAGGCCGAGATCGGCGGTCGGCGGATCTACATCCTGCCGACCAAGTACGGCGTGATCTTCGGCTTTTTGCTGTTTCTGATGTTGCTTGGGGCAGTCAATTACGGCAACAACCCGGCCCACCTGTTGACGTTTCTCTTGGTCGGCCTCGGCAGCAACGCCATCTATCTCACCTGGCGCAACCTGCGTGCATTGCAGTTGCAATGCAAAGGCGCAAATCCGGTGTTCGCCGGTGAAGAAGCACTGTTCAGCATCGAACTGACAACACAGCTGCGTGCACGACCGGCACTGCAATTGATGTTCGAAGACGGCGAACCCATCGTGGTCGATCTCAATGCCGATAGCCGGGGAACGGACGTACGCGTGCCTTTACCGACATTGCCGCGCGGTCGCCATCTGCCCGGGCGGCTGGTGGTCAGCACGCGATATCCGTTCGGCCTGTTTCGCGCCTGGTGCTATATCGATTGCGATCGCTCGGTGCTGATCTACCCAAAGCCGGGACATGCCTGGGATCCCCCCGGCACGCAGGGTGAAGATACCCAAGGCGGTGAGCAGGGTAGCGGTAGCGACGACTTTGCCGGTTTGCGCGGTTATCACCCGGGTGACCAGCCTTCGCAGATCGATTGGAAGAGTTTCGCCCGCGATCGCGGTTTGAACACGCGCCTGTTCAGCGGACAGGCCGCCGCACCCCTGTGGTTCAACTGGAAAGACGCACCGGGCGGTGACAACGAGTCTCGTATCTCGGCCCTGACGCGTGCGGTCGTCGATGCCGAACGCAAGGGCAATGTCTACGGGCTCAGCACGCCGGAGGGCAAGATCAGTCCGGGGCTCGGACCGGCTCATCGGCATCAGTGTCTTTCACATCTGGCCACCTATGGTTACGCCGATGCGTGATGCGATGGCCAACCTGCCGATACCGTCGCGCCTGTTGGCGACGCTGGTGATCTTGCTCGGTGCCCTGGTGGCGCCGCACTCGGCAAACCTGAGCCCCATGGTCGTCGGCGCTTTTTACTGCGCAGCCCTGTGGCGTTTGCTGGCCCTGTCGCGGCCGACATTGATTCCCGGCCGTTGGGTGTTGCTGTTGTTGATGCTCGGCGGTATGGCGACGGTGGTGTTCTCCACCGGCATTCGCGACGGGCGATTGACCGGCACCGCGCTGCTGGTGGTCATGGTGGGGCTGAAGCTGCTCGAGCTGAAGGCGCGGCGTGACATGCATGTCACCATTTTTCTCGGCTACTTCCTGGTGCTCACGCAGTTCCTCTACAACCAGACGCTGGGCCTGGCGATCTATATGTTCTGCGGCGTGATCGGTTTGCTCGCGGTGCAGATCGGCCTCAATCGCGTGCACATCGACAGTCGTCAGCAACTCGTCTACACGCTGAGGGTTGCCGGGGGCGCGCTACCGCTGGCGTTGGTGATCTTCGTGTTGTTTCCGCGCCTGGAGACACCCTTGTGGGGTATCAACACCGCGAGTGCCGTCACCGGGATCAGCGGCGAGATGACCTTGGGCAACATCGGCGAGTTGAGCCAGTCGGATGCGACCGCGTTTCGCGTACGCTTTGATGGCGACGTGCCACCCCCCGCAGCGCGCTACTGGCGCGGGCCTGTACTGTGGCATACCGACGGCCGACGTTGGACCGCTGGTCGCCGCCCGGTCAGACCGGAGCAGGTCGAAGGGGTATCACCGAACGCAATCGTCTACGAGGTAACACTCGAACCGACCGGCGAGTATTGGCTGTTCGGTCTGGATATCGTCACCAGCACACCACCGTCGACCTTTCTGAACAGGGATTTCTCGCTGGTCGGCGATCAACGTGTCAACAAACGCTTCACCTACCGCGCGGCATCTGACCCGGATTACCGGGTTGCGACTATGACTCAAGG
This window encodes:
- a CDS encoding AAA family ATPase; this encodes MSNAALGAVAPPGDGALLRQILDDAGRLIVGKDHALRLALACVLARGHLLIEDVPGVGKTTLAHVMARLLGLDFQRIQFTADLLPADIVGVSIYDREEGRFHFHPGPVFSQLVLADEINRATPKTQSALLEAMEERQVTADGETRELPDPFFVIATQNPRNQIGTFGLPESQLDRFLMRVSLGYPDAAAERQLLDGGDRRVMLKHITPRIDVPTLLAWQNHVDQIHVAPALLDYVQALLAATRNAPHWELGLSPRAGLALLRAARAWAMIDGRPQVVPEDVQAVLPNVAEHRLNNLDPTLKNPVQELIRGVAVP
- a CDS encoding DUF58 domain-containing protein, with product MNFSDWVRIERISDNGKAEIGGRRIYILPTKYGVIFGFLLFLMLLGAVNYGNNPAHLLTFLLVGLGSNAIYLTWRNLRALQLQCKGANPVFAGEEALFSIELTTQLRARPALQLMFEDGEPIVVDLNADSRGTDVRVPLPTLPRGRHLPGRLVVSTRYPFGLFRAWCYIDCDRSVLIYPKPGHAWDPPGTQGEDTQGGEQGSGSDDFAGLRGYHPGDQPSQIDWKSFARDRGLNTRLFSGQAAAPLWFNWKDAPGGDNESRISALTRAVVDAERKGNVYGLSTPEGKISPGLGPAHRHQCLSHLATYGYADA
- a CDS encoding transglutaminase TgpA family protein gives rise to the protein MRDAMANLPIPSRLLATLVILLGALVAPHSANLSPMVVGAFYCAALWRLLALSRPTLIPGRWVLLLLMLGGMATVVFSTGIRDGRLTGTALLVVMVGLKLLELKARRDMHVTIFLGYFLVLTQFLYNQTLGLAIYMFCGVIGLLAVQIGLNRVHIDSRQQLVYTLRVAGGALPLALVIFVLFPRLETPLWGINTASAVTGISGEMTLGNIGELSQSDATAFRVRFDGDVPPPAARYWRGPVLWHTDGRRWTAGRRPVRPEQVEGVSPNAIVYEVTLEPTGEYWLFGLDIVTSTPPSTFLNRDFSLVGDQRVNKRFTYRAASDPDYRVATMTQGERLRGLQLPDEIAPRVSQLVKQWMAESDPDQPLQVVEKALRYFRQQPFVYTLSPGVIEGDPLDTFLFETRRGFCEHYAGSFTQLMRMAGIPARVVVGYQGGEKNPHAEHWVVRQSDAHAWSEVWVPGRGWWRVDPTAAIAPERVERSIDPGLSQDGDEIVFSGDNSGLLRVVWLNARWMADAVDLNWHRWVVGFTAERQQSLLRQYGLSDLQGIGLGIALLIGGLVAVGSVYLISKLPRPRRGDPLPAIWQRLVRKLRRAGLTVDDWQGPDTVCSNAIVRFPDAADQLAAINRMYVKLRYGRQSDRSLVSALYKRVAQLKLR